The Corythoichthys intestinalis isolate RoL2023-P3 chromosome 1, ASM3026506v1, whole genome shotgun sequence genome has a segment encoding these proteins:
- the LOC130920369 gene encoding gastrula zinc finger protein XlCGF17.1-like, protein MPYIKQEAEPETPFIKEEEQENEITTFPMTVSVKNEEDDGPSEDNGAAKSSSSSSFEDLTTKSEERLQPDGLLAPLLDSDNVTPHSSDTDEEDFDFEQRSSKSLNTSSLKKDTKECPGGKPFACLFCDKRFSLKHHLTRHTRTHTGEKPFLCSVCGKQFKETVELLRHARTHTGEKPFVCTCCGKIFIDKGNLSKHIRTHTGEKPFSCSLCDKRFCTKQQLTRHTYTHTGQKPFPCSVCGKRFIENGELVRHARTHTGEKPFACSFCDKRFVEKGNLHCHERTHTGEKPFACSFCDKRFCRKQHLTTHTKIHTREKPFPCSVCDKRFTKKENLELHTRSHTGGKSFNCSE, encoded by the coding sequence ATGCCGTATATCAAACAGGAAGCTGAGCCTGAGACCCCTTTcattaaagaagaagaacaggaaAATGAAATCACTACGTTTCCAATGACTGTCAGTGTGAAGAACGAAGAAGATGACGGTCCAAGCGAAGACAACGGAGCAGCAAAATCTTCTAGTAGCAGCTCGTTTGAAGATCTGACAACAAAAAGTGAGGAACGATTGCAACCGGATGGCCTTTTAGCGCCACTCTTGGACAGCGACAACGTTACGCCACACTCTTCTGACACTGATGAAGAGGATTTTGACTTTGAGCAAAGGTCTTCGAAATCTTTAAACACGTCATCATTGAAGAAAGACACAAAAGAATGCCCGGGTgggaaaccttttgcctgcttattttgcgataaaagattttctttGAAGCATCACTTAACAAGACAcacgcgtacacacactggagaaaaacctttcctctgctcagtttgtggtaaacaATTCAAAGAGACAGTAGAGTTACTCAGGCacgcaagaacacacactggagagaagccttttgtctgtACGTGTTGTGGTAAAATATTCATCGACAAGGGAAATTTAAGCAAACACATACGAacgcacactggagagaagcctttttcctgctcactttgcgataaaagattttgtacGAAGCAACAGTTAACAAGACACACGTATACACACACCGGACAAAAGCCTTTTccttgctcagtttgtggtaaaagattcatcgAGAACGGAGAGTTAGTTAGGCATGCAAGAACACACacaggagagaagccttttgcatgctcattttgcgataaaagattcgtCGAGAAGGGAAATTTGCACTGTCACGAAAGAacgcacactggagagaagcctttcgcctgctcattttgcgataaaagattttgtcGTAAGCAGCATTTAACAacgcacacaaaaatacacacgagagaaaagccttttccctgctcagtttgtgataaaCGATTCACTAAGAAGGAAAATTTAGAATTGCACACAAGAAGTCACACTGGGGGAAAATCTTTTAATTGCAGTGAGTGA
- the LOC130920183 gene encoding zinc finger protein 771-like: protein MDSSSNRMRYFRTYSRKKNLNVTQDLHPEKHVPSPHVKQEMEMPYIKQETAMPYIKQETEMPYIKQESEMPYIKQEAEMPYIKQEAEPEIPIIKEEEEENEITTFPMTASVKSEEDDGPSEESGAAKPLSDGSFQHRTIKGEGHSQTDSLLAPLSDSDDVTSHSSDFNTDDEEEEEEEEEEEDDDYDPKSLKSLNKSSLKSDPKKTTAGKPLTCPFCNKRFPSKHPLDIHIRTHTGEKPFACSLCDKRYSQKSQLTRHTRTHNKDKPFPCSVCGKRFFQPGDLESHTRIHTGEKRFACDYCGQRFSWSGQLKMHVRKHTGEKPYSCSICRKRFYQKGYLALHARTHTDEKPFPCTICGKRFNWSQQLKIHIRIHTGEKPYTCDVCGNTFSAKGNHKRHIKIHANPYI, encoded by the exons ATGGACTCTTCTTCCAACAGAATGCGCTACTTCAGAACGTACTCGCGGAAAAAGAACCTAA ATGTCACTCAAGATCTTCACCCTGAGAAGCACGTCCCCTCCCCCCACGTTAAACAGGAGATGGAGATGCCGTACATCAAACAGGAGACGGCGATGCCTTACATCAAACAGGAGACGGAGATGCCTTACATCAAACAGGAGTCGGAGATGCCTTACatcaaacaggaggcggagATGCCTTACatcaaacaggaggcggagCCAGAGATCCCCATcattaaagaagaagaagaggaaaATGAAATCACCACGTTTCCAATGACCGCCAGTGTGAAGAGCGAAGAAGATGACGGTCCAAGCGAAGAGAGCGGAGCAGCAAAACCTTTGAGCGACGGCTCGTTTCAACACCGGACAATAAAAGGTGAGGGACATTCGCAAACAGACAGCCTTTTAGCTCCGCTCTCGGACAGCGACGACGTAACATCCCACTCTTCTGACTTCAACACGGAtgatgaggaggaggaggaggaggaggaggaagaagaagatGATGACTATGACCCAAAGTCTTTGAAGTCCTTAAACAAGTCATCATtgaaaagtgacccaaaaaaaaccaCGGCTGGGAAGCCTTTGACATGTCCGTTTTGCAATAAAAGATTTCCTTCAAAGCACCCCTTAGATATACACATACGAACGCACACCGGGGAGAAACCTTTCGCCTGCTCTCTTTGTGACAAAAGATACTCCCAGAAgagtcagttgacgagacacacGCGAACACACAATAAGGATaagccttttccctgctcagtttgtggtaaaagattctttCAGCCGGGAGATTTAGAATCGCACACAAGAATACACACTGGGGAAAAACGTTTCGCTTGCGACTATTGCGGTCAAAGATTTTCTTGGAGTGGGCAGTTAAAAATGCACGTCAGAAAACACACTGGGGAAAAACCTTATTCCTGCTCAATTTGCCGTAAAAGGTTCTATCAGAAGGGATACTTAGCATTGCACGCAAGAACACACACCGACGAGAAACCTTTCCCTTGCACGATTTGCGGTAAAAGATTTAACTGGagtcaacaattaaaaatacacaTAAGAATACACACCGGAGAGAAACCTTACACTTGCGATGTTTGCGGAAATACCTTCTCTGCAAAGGGGAACCATAAGAGACACATAAAAATCCACGCTAATCCTTATATCTGA